Proteins from one Bacteroides zhangwenhongii genomic window:
- a CDS encoding KilA-N domain-containing protein — translation MAKIKVQNTEVTIIAYDEKDYISLTDMVRNIENGLALIEKWLRNKNTIEFLGIWEEMYNPEFNSPEFEGIKNEAGLNRFILSVKQWVEKTKSKGIIAKAGRYGGTYAHKDIAFEFASWVSPQFKLYLLKEFQRLKEQEQAQLGWTAKRELSKINYHIHTDAIKQNLIPAEVTAKQASIIYSDEADMLNVAMFGITAKMWRERYPQLKGNIRDYASINELICLSNMENLNAVFIEQGIPQGERLIKLNQVAIQQMRVLEENGNRKLLK, via the coding sequence ATGGCTAAAATTAAAGTCCAAAATACAGAAGTAACCATCATCGCATACGATGAGAAAGACTATATCTCCCTGACCGACATGGTACGTAATATAGAAAACGGGTTAGCTCTTATTGAAAAATGGTTACGCAATAAGAACACAATAGAGTTTCTTGGAATATGGGAAGAAATGTATAATCCTGAATTTAATTCCCCCGAATTCGAGGGAATTAAAAATGAAGCAGGGTTAAACCGTTTTATCCTTTCCGTAAAACAATGGGTAGAAAAGACTAAATCGAAAGGTATTATCGCCAAAGCAGGTCGTTACGGTGGAACCTATGCACACAAAGATATAGCTTTTGAATTCGCATCTTGGGTATCACCACAATTCAAACTCTATCTGTTAAAAGAGTTCCAACGATTGAAAGAACAGGAACAAGCCCAACTTGGATGGACAGCAAAACGAGAACTTTCTAAGATTAATTACCACATTCATACCGATGCTATTAAGCAAAACCTCATCCCTGCCGAAGTAACAGCCAAACAGGCGAGTATCATTTACTCTGATGAAGCTGATATGTTGAATGTAGCTATGTTTGGTATAACTGCCAAGATGTGGCGTGAACGATATCCTCAGCTCAAAGGAAATATACGTGATTATGCCTCTATTAATGAGCTGATTTGTCTTTCCAATATGGAAAATCTTAATGCCGTATTCATTGAACAAGGTATACCACAAGGTGAACGACTTATAAAACTCAACCAAGTGGCAATTCAACAAATGCGGGTATTAGAAGAGAATGGAAACAGAAAACTATTAAAATAA
- a CDS encoding UvrD-helicase domain-containing protein, translating into MSELLVYKASAGSGKTFTLAVEYIKLLILNPRAYRQILAVTFTNKATAEMKERILSQLYGIQIGDKDSQAYLDRIKKETRRTEQEIREAAGVALGYMLHDYSRFRVETIDSFFQSVMRNLARELELSPNLNIELNNTEVLSDAVDSMIEKLGPTSPVLAWLLDYINERIADDKRWNVSDEVKSFGRNIFDEGYIEKGEGLRKRLRNPDTIKEYRKQLKELETEVLEEMKGFYDHFEEELEGHALTADDLKNGSRGIGSYFRKLNNGILGNDIRNATVEKCLEDAKNWAAKSSSRYADIIALADSSLIHILEDAEKLRLKNNLLLNSCRLSLQHLNKVQLLANIDEEVRQLNHDNNRFLLSDTNALLHQLVKDGDSSFVFEKIGTNIRNVMIDEFQDTSRMQWGNFKLLLLEGLSQGADSLIVGDVKQSIYRWRNGDWGILNSLNDRIEHFPIHVRTLATNRRSETNIIRFNNRVFTAAADYLNGIYRSQLGEDCKDLQKAYADVVQESSKETEKGYVKVSFLEPDEEHDYTEQTLISLGEEVNRLLSSGVRLNDIAILVRKNKNIPRIADYFDKELHYKIVSDEAFRLDASLAICMMLDALRYLSDGNNKIARAQLAVAYQNEVLRKGLDWNTLLLLPVENYLPATFLEKLEELRLMPLYELLEELFSIFEMNRISDQDAYLFAFFDAVTDYLQSNSSELDGFIRYWDETLCGKTIPSGEVEGIRIFSIHKSKGLEFHTVLLPFCDWKLENETNSQLVWCTPQVAPFDGLDILPINYSTQMAESIYGDDYLNERLQLWVDNLNLLYVAFTRAGKNLIIWSKKGQKGTMSELLANVLPVVALKEDIEWDEECYEQGELCSSEEEKAKISTNKLTQKPEKRPIRMESMRHDIEFRQSNRSADFIQGIEEEDSDDRFINRGRLLHTLFSAIETEEDIDSAIDRLVFEGVIRDDEKEGMVREVVQKAFSSPEIQDWYSGEWTLFSECAIIYKEKGVLQTRRPDRVMMKENQVVVVDFKFGKESPKYNKQVKGYMQLLSKMGYENITGYLWYVDEERIEKV; encoded by the coding sequence CAATAAGGCGACGGCTGAAATGAAAGAGCGTATTCTCAGCCAGCTATACGGCATTCAGATAGGTGACAAAGATTCTCAAGCCTATCTCGACCGGATAAAAAAAGAAACCAGAAGGACGGAGCAGGAAATACGGGAAGCGGCGGGAGTCGCTCTCGGCTATATGTTGCACGATTACAGCCGTTTCCGGGTGGAAACCATCGACTCGTTCTTTCAATCCGTCATGCGTAACCTGGCGCGGGAACTGGAACTCAGCCCGAATCTGAATATCGAACTGAACAATACCGAAGTGCTCAGCGATGCGGTAGACAGCATGATTGAGAAACTCGGTCCCACCTCCCCTGTCCTCGCATGGCTGCTGGATTATATCAACGAACGGATTGCCGACGACAAGCGTTGGAATGTATCGGATGAGGTGAAAAGTTTCGGCCGCAATATCTTTGACGAGGGCTATATTGAAAAAGGGGAAGGACTTCGGAAGCGGTTGCGCAATCCGGACACCATCAAGGAATACCGCAAGCAACTGAAAGAACTGGAAACCGAAGTGCTGGAAGAAATGAAAGGTTTCTATGATCATTTTGAGGAGGAATTGGAAGGCCATGCGCTAACCGCCGACGATCTGAAAAACGGTTCACGCGGAATCGGCAGTTATTTCCGTAAACTGAATAATGGTATCTTAGGAAACGATATCCGCAATGCGACTGTGGAGAAGTGTCTGGAAGATGCAAAGAACTGGGCGGCAAAAAGTTCTTCCCGCTATGCGGACATCATCGCTTTGGCAGATTCCAGTCTGATACATATCCTGGAGGATGCGGAAAAGCTCCGTTTAAAAAATAACCTGTTGCTGAACAGTTGCCGACTGTCTCTGCAACATCTCAATAAAGTGCAGCTTCTTGCCAATATCGACGAGGAAGTGCGCCAACTGAACCACGATAACAACCGTTTCTTATTGTCGGACACCAATGCCCTGCTTCATCAATTGGTAAAAGACGGTGATTCTTCTTTTGTATTCGAAAAGATAGGAACCAATATCCGCAACGTGATGATAGACGAGTTTCAGGATACCAGCCGAATGCAATGGGGGAATTTCAAACTGCTTTTGCTCGAAGGGCTTTCGCAAGGAGCGGACAGCTTGATTGTGGGAGATGTCAAACAGTCCATTTACCGTTGGCGGAATGGTGACTGGGGGATTCTGAACAGTCTGAACGACCGCATTGAGCATTTCCCCATCCATGTAAGGACATTGGCTACCAACCGGCGGAGCGAAACCAATATCATCCGTTTCAACAACCGTGTTTTTACTGCCGCCGCCGATTATTTGAACGGGATATACCGCAGTCAGTTGGGCGAAGACTGCAAGGATTTGCAGAAAGCCTACGCTGATGTTGTGCAGGAATCTTCCAAGGAAACGGAAAAGGGTTACGTGAAGGTTTCGTTCCTCGAACCCGATGAGGAACATGACTATACCGAACAGACATTGATCAGCTTAGGTGAAGAGGTGAACCGTCTTCTCTCCTCCGGCGTACGGCTGAATGATATAGCGATTCTCGTGCGGAAGAATAAGAACATTCCCCGCATTGCCGATTACTTTGACAAGGAGCTGCATTATAAGATCGTGTCGGACGAAGCTTTCCGCCTTGACGCCTCGCTCGCTATCTGCATGATGTTGGACGCCTTGCGTTATCTCTCCGACGGAAACAACAAGATAGCGCGTGCCCAACTTGCTGTGGCTTATCAGAACGAAGTGCTGCGGAAAGGGCTGGACTGGAACACGCTCCTACTCCTTCCCGTAGAGAACTATCTTCCTGCCACATTCCTTGAGAAGCTGGAAGAACTGCGGTTAATGCCTCTCTACGAACTTTTGGAGGAACTTTTCAGTATCTTCGAGATGAACCGCATCAGCGATCAGGACGCTTACCTGTTCGCCTTTTTCGATGCAGTGACGGATTATCTGCAAAGTAATTCTTCCGAGCTCGACGGATTCATCCGTTATTGGGACGAAACGTTGTGCGGCAAGACGATTCCAAGCGGTGAGGTGGAGGGTATCCGCATTTTCTCCATACACAAATCCAAAGGACTGGAGTTCCATACGGTACTTCTTCCTTTCTGCGACTGGAAGTTGGAGAACGAGACGAATAGTCAGCTTGTGTGGTGTACCCCGCAGGTGGCTCCGTTCGATGGGCTGGATATCCTTCCCATTAATTATTCCACACAAATGGCGGAATCTATCTACGGGGATGATTACTTGAACGAACGCCTGCAACTTTGGGTGGATAACCTGAATCTACTCTATGTTGCCTTCACCCGTGCAGGAAAGAATCTCATCATCTGGAGCAAGAAAGGCCAAAAAGGTACAATGTCGGAATTATTGGCGAATGTTCTTCCGGTCGTGGCGCTGAAAGAGGATATAGAATGGGACGAAGAGTGTTATGAGCAGGGTGAACTTTGTTCTTCGGAAGAAGAAAAGGCCAAGATTTCGACCAACAAACTTACTCAAAAACCGGAGAAACGTCCCATCCGTATGGAATCCATGCGGCACGACATCGAGTTCCGCCAATCCAACCGTTCTGCGGACTTTATTCAGGGCATTGAGGAGGAAGATTCCGACGATCGTTTTATCAATCGCGGCCGTTTGTTGCATACCTTATTCTCCGCCATTGAGACGGAAGAAGACATCGATTCCGCTATCGACCGCCTTGTCTTTGAAGGGGTTATCCGGGATGATGAAAAAGAGGGAATGGTGCGCGAAGTGGTGCAAAAGGCTTTCTCTTCCCCCGAAATACAGGATTGGTACTCAGGAGAATGGACGTTATTCAGCGAATGTGCCATCATCTACAAGGAGAAAGGTGTGCTGCAAACCCGCCGTCCGGACCGTGTGATGATGAAAGAGAATCAGGTGGTTGTAGTAGACTTTAAGTTTGGCAAGGAGAGTCCTAAATATAACAAGCAGGTGAAAGGATATATGCAGTTACTTTCTAAGATGGGGTACGAAAATATTACCGGTTATCTGTGGTATGTGGATGAGGAGAGGATAGAAAAAGTATAA